In a genomic window of Methanosarcina horonobensis HB-1 = JCM 15518:
- the radC gene encoding RadC family protein, whose amino-acid sequence MEVSKIRIQDLPEEERPRERLIKNGPESLSNAELLGIVLRTGSREENVISLCSRILIEYNIKQLSLANVSRLMQVHGVGKAKAAQIAAVFELARRLETFVEEPKRKICSPKDVYTLMYPKMREQKKEKFITLYLDTKNQILKEEVVSIGSLNASIVHPREVFKSALMESSASVIMVHNHPSGDPSPSREDIMVTEKLVEGGKLLGIDILDHIIIGDGRYVSLKDEGFVK is encoded by the coding sequence ATGGAAGTAAGCAAAATAAGAATTCAGGACCTTCCTGAAGAAGAGCGTCCAAGGGAACGGCTCATTAAGAACGGGCCGGAGTCACTTTCAAATGCCGAATTGCTCGGAATAGTCCTTAGGACAGGCTCAAGGGAAGAGAACGTTATCAGTCTATGCAGCCGGATACTCATAGAATATAATATCAAGCAGCTCAGCCTTGCAAACGTTTCAAGGCTTATGCAGGTCCATGGGGTAGGGAAAGCAAAAGCTGCCCAGATAGCTGCGGTCTTTGAACTCGCAAGGCGGCTTGAAACTTTTGTGGAAGAACCAAAAAGAAAAATCTGTTCCCCAAAAGATGTCTATACCCTGATGTATCCTAAAATGCGTGAACAAAAAAAAGAAAAATTTATAACACTGTATCTTGACACAAAAAACCAGATTCTTAAAGAAGAAGTGGTATCCATAGGCAGTCTGAACGCCAGCATCGTTCACCCGCGTGAGGTTTTTAAATCTGCCCTTATGGAGTCTTCAGCGTCCGTAATCATGGTTCACAACCACCCCTCAGGAGACCCGAGCCCCAGCAGGGAAGATATAATGGTTACTGAAAAACTGGTAGAGGGAGGAAAGCTCCTTGGAATTGATATTCTTGACCACATAATCATAGGGGATGGAAGGTACGTGAGCCTTAAAGATGAAGGGTTTGTAAAATAA
- a CDS encoding flavodoxin family protein, producing the protein MKVLGINGSPRKDGNTATLIKIVFSELTKEGIETELFSFRKTE; encoded by the coding sequence ATGAAAGTTTTAGGTATTAACGGAAGCCCAAGAAAAGACGGTAATACCGCAACCCTGATTAAAATCGTGTTTAGTGAGCTCACGAAAGAAGGAATCGAAACCGAACTGTTCAGCTTTCGGAAAACAGAGTAG